The following coding sequences lie in one Pirellulales bacterium genomic window:
- a CDS encoding NAD(P)/FAD-dependent oxidoreductase, protein MPNNPRVVILGGGFGGLNVAQSLRREPVDVTLIDRRNFHLFQPLLYQVATGGLSPANIAAPLRSVLKSQTNASVLLAEVTHIDVERQAVVLREDVVPYDVLIVATGSSHHYFGHPEWEQWAPSLKTVEDATEIRRRVLSAFEAAEREPDAASRATWLTFLVVGGGPTGVELAGAVAELSRYTLQHNFRRIDPATARILLIEGVDRVLPSFAPSLSIKAARSLAELGVTVRTNGIVTDITQESVTVRFGTTNEDIPTRTVMWAAGVAASPLGKILATATGAELDKVGRLIVGPDLSLPGHPGIFVIGDLASYSHQLAAPLPGLAPVAIQQGRYIARVLRYRRKGKPVPAFHYFDRGTMATIGRAKAVADVRGVHFAGLLAWIAWLTIHLMFLVQFQNRVLVMLQWAWNYTTRNSPARLITGRDAPVLGVNEENPPSRR, encoded by the coding sequence GGGTGGCGGGTTTGGCGGACTTAACGTCGCGCAGTCGCTGCGGCGTGAACCGGTGGATGTCACGCTCATCGATCGGCGGAACTTTCACCTGTTTCAACCTTTGTTGTACCAGGTGGCAACTGGCGGCCTCTCGCCGGCCAATATCGCCGCGCCGCTGCGGTCAGTTCTCAAATCGCAAACAAACGCCAGCGTGTTGTTGGCCGAGGTCACGCACATCGACGTCGAGCGACAAGCTGTCGTCCTGCGGGAGGACGTCGTCCCTTATGACGTGCTGATCGTGGCCACAGGCTCATCGCATCATTATTTCGGCCATCCGGAATGGGAGCAGTGGGCGCCCAGTCTAAAGACCGTCGAAGATGCGACCGAGATCCGCCGCCGCGTGCTGTCGGCCTTCGAGGCGGCTGAACGTGAGCCCGATGCGGCAAGCCGCGCGACGTGGCTCACGTTCCTAGTCGTAGGAGGCGGTCCGACCGGTGTCGAGTTAGCTGGCGCCGTCGCGGAACTCTCGCGTTATACACTCCAGCACAACTTCCGGCGCATCGACCCTGCGACGGCTCGCATCCTGTTGATCGAAGGTGTCGACCGTGTCTTGCCATCCTTCGCGCCGTCATTGTCGATAAAAGCCGCTCGCTCGTTGGCAGAACTTGGCGTTACGGTTCGGACCAACGGAATTGTCACCGATATCACCCAAGAGTCAGTCACCGTGCGCTTCGGGACGACGAATGAAGACATCCCCACGCGCACCGTGATGTGGGCGGCCGGTGTGGCCGCGTCGCCCTTGGGCAAAATCCTGGCCACGGCGACAGGCGCCGAGCTCGACAAGGTGGGTCGATTGATCGTCGGCCCGGACCTCTCGTTGCCGGGGCATCCCGGGATTTTCGTCATTGGCGACCTGGCGAGCTACAGCCACCAGCTCGCTGCGCCGCTACCGGGGCTGGCACCTGTCGCGATTCAGCAGGGACGCTATATCGCCCGCGTGCTCAGATACCGCCGCAAAGGAAAGCCGGTCCCAGCGTTTCACTACTTTGACCGTGGAACAATGGCCACGATTGGCCGTGCCAAGGCGGTGGCCGACGTGCGCGGCGTCCATTTCGCAGGCTTACTTGCCTGGATCGCCTGGCTAACGATCCACCTGATGTTCCTCGTTCAGTTTCAGAATCGCGTGCTGGTCATGCTGCAATGGGCGTGGAATTACACGACGCGGAATTCGCCCGCCCGATTGATCACGGGCCGCGATGCGCCAGTTTTGGGGGTCAACGAAGAGAATCCTCCGTCGAGGCGCTAA
- a CDS encoding EF-hand domain-containing protein codes for MMCGRTMVQSIVLLLGIAVVSWLAGEARATDKAKSSKTAAAPATDPAQDVATPANADDEDQGDAKAAAKKKVLSKDAKKAAAAKKKNDRKQKALQARKDAETQAATEEAAQMQQMQQAMQQSGGRNNMRMRGGNNGISNQSMFLLMRQFDANGNGQLDPQEMQSMRMALAQTQAGGPNVAIAQSLRQFDANGDGQLSPQELQAAQAAMTRGMAGGMVGNGVGLPNGQILPSTR; via the coding sequence ATGATGTGCGGTCGAACGATGGTGCAAAGCATCGTCCTTTTGCTGGGAATTGCCGTGGTATCTTGGCTGGCAGGCGAGGCTCGCGCCACTGATAAGGCCAAATCGAGCAAGACCGCGGCTGCCCCTGCTACCGATCCAGCGCAAGACGTTGCTACGCCGGCCAACGCCGACGACGAAGATCAAGGCGACGCAAAGGCTGCCGCCAAAAAAAAGGTGCTGTCAAAAGACGCCAAAAAGGCCGCCGCCGCAAAGAAGAAAAACGATCGCAAGCAAAAGGCGCTGCAAGCTCGCAAAGATGCCGAAACACAAGCCGCAACTGAGGAAGCTGCGCAGATGCAGCAAATGCAACAAGCGATGCAGCAGTCGGGTGGCCGCAACAACATGCGTATGCGGGGGGGCAATAACGGCATCTCGAACCAAAGCATGTTTCTTCTCATGCGACAGTTCGACGCCAACGGCAACGGCCAACTCGATCCGCAAGAAATGCAATCCATGAGGATGGCACTGGCCCAGACGCAAGCAGGCGGACCGAATGTGGCCATCGCCCAAAGCTTGCGGCAGTTCGATGCCAATGGCGACGGGCAACTCTCACCGCAGGAGCTGCAGGCCGCCCAAGCGGCGATGACGCGCGGCATGGCCGGTGGCATGGTTGGCAATGGCGTTGGATTGCCCAACGGTCAGATTTTGCCGAGCACGCGCTAA